One region of Wyeomyia smithii strain HCP4-BCI-WySm-NY-G18 chromosome 3, ASM2978416v1, whole genome shotgun sequence genomic DNA includes:
- the LOC129732911 gene encoding homeotic protein female sterile-like isoform X3, translating into MWNNNYYDLCANEEFGFRLSPITMQQGSGPSTPSAPPVTVPPMSSEKMDEPPPRIEPVVEPVNGIVQPPVMPPQERPGRLTNQLLFLLKTVMKAVWKHQFSWPFQQPVDTKKLNLPDYHKIIKQPMDLGTIKKRLENNYYWTSKECIQDFNIMFSNCYVYNKPGEDVVVMAQTLEKLFLTKVSLMPKDEVEMEVPAPKGAKKKPPMRQLAPPGTLVGNTSAATATATTPVATTPTPVAVRARPSSALSSAVTSSVPSNNATTTAATVIPSVPPIGTLPPHTVPGSTNTTTTATSTVVSAAHNSLATPVTPVVAKPVPPTTPSPYIVNSSQSGIETVLPPQQPAKVKKGVKRKADTTTPTATAYDPHYGTNMDPSNPKIATRRESGRQVNKEIAPFQSSSYPISPYQGSAAAQNPPKNKEKLSDALKSCNEILKELFSKKHSGYAWPFYKPVDAELLGLHDYHDIIKKPMDLGTVKRKMDNREYKSANEFAADVRLIFTNCYKYNPPDHDVVAMGRKLQDVFEMRLANIPDEPVNNATPNQSKESDSSSSSDSNASEDDSDSDEECNQKLKMLEKQLFEMQERMRKLAEEASLKKKAKKKLKEKKKLSTTGTSDVKQGMEVHANPPHAPVKAIHQVTAIAQPQITSAAPAIPPTATTKTKTKGQRAPKTGATPNAPAKRAKGAGAAGAGATRGPNKKKGSQPIANFDSEEEDTAKPMSYDEKRQLSLDINKLPGDKLGRVVHIIQSREPSLRDSNPDEIEIDFETLKPSTLRELESYVASCLRKKTHKKVSGKSKDEQMAEKKQELEKRLQDVTGQLGTAKKNAKKADEASKQDVAPSGGNISSSSSSSDSSSSSSSDSSSSDSSDSEAESGRPPRKKKKESSSPMQIPPFTVTTTPIPVTTSTNTNTSTVTAAQNSTSTAVSSVVPSGSNSLSNTVSTSSTSTITLTSSSNTSVAVVLPSTTIAPSAIPPGPSTPVLSCSNPGMTASSQSTIQTPAPSALVQPSTTLTLPPTPQLTQQGLSSAVLGSNNHVNNSLSTSNNSNNSSNNSNQVPLPTPSPNTTTILPSNLLSTSSNSMTNINTVAQQSQQQSSQQLQSHVQLGQSGSSIHSLSSNNTNGISNPLNVPTSQFSAGLAAINSLANMAASGMQQQIHLPSSHTQGQQQMAQMNKQQQNQSAHMQIQLPPTRSSSGNTQAHSMASFIDPLEHSLASFEKNDATALGLNLLNDLQTSLKQELSTASMQAHPNLLPSLDLMTHLQNQMHHSNNGFNNDFNGNGPLNGMGNLASSVGMSQMVLNSMANTNPMLGTVPMPLPFDPQLNFIRQSSYQSNPGLNDRTIDLTGGNSMPATIKKEEGKFMLTPKPIEDLLMNPGEKKLSSNTPPDGKGNFSHAFKSSINDQSLKNAWSSLASAGSPQSTPTSNKPKPAMDTFQAFRNKAKEKLDRQKLLQQQELKRSQKEQAEKELKRQQEQQQKVRQDDMNNGRKPSVEPLPTRVVEDIKASPQGSPTPSAPSTPHNLDRSAAKRAELRKLEQERRRKEAMAGQIDMNMQSDLMAAFEESL; encoded by the exons ATGTGGAATAACAATTACTATGACCTATGTGCCAATGAGGAATTTGGTTTCAGGCTTAGTCCAATCACTATGCAACAAGGATCAGGACCATCTACACCGAGCGCTCCACCT GTAACCGTGCCACCGATGTCATCGGAGAAAATGGATGAACCACCGCCACGTATTGAACCGGTTGTTGAACCGGTGAATGGCATCGTTCAACCTCCCGTAATGCCTCCCCAAGAGCGGCCGGGTCGGCTTACCAATCAATTACTTTTCCTATTGAAGACAGTGATGAAAGCTGTTTGGAAGCATCAGTTCTCATGGCCGTTTCAGCAGCCAGTGGACACGAAAAAACTGAACCTTCCTGACTATCACAAAATAATCAAACAGCCGATGGATTTGGGTACGATTAAAAAGCGTCTGGAGAATAATTACTACTGGACAAGTAAAGAGTGCATACAAGACTTTAATATTATGTTCTCAAACTGTTACGTGTACAACAAACCCGGTGAAGATGTTGTTGTGATGGCTCAGACGCTTGAGAAACTGTTTCTTACAAAAGTGTCGCTTATGCCTAAGGATGAAGTAGAAATGGAGGTACCTGCGCCGAAAGGTGCCAAAAAGAAACCACCAATGCGTCAGCTTGCTCCTCCGGGAACCCTAGTCGGAAATACGTCAGCAGCAACGGCAACAGCCACAACTCCAGTTGCCACTACGCCTACTCCTGTAGCCGTACGAGCTCGTCCTAGTTCTGCACTTAGTAGTGCCGTTACTTCAAGCGTTCCATCGAATAATGCGACGACAACGGCAGCGACTGTAATACCAAGTGTTCCGCCCATTGGCACACTACCTCCACATACTGTGCCCGGTAGCACAAACACGACCACAACGGCAACATCAACCGTTGTAAGTGCAGCGCACAATTCCCTTGCTACGCCGGTTACGCCGGTAGTGGCTAAGCCGGTTCCGCCTACCACACCGTCGCCCTACATTGTGAATAGTTCACAGTCTGGAATTGAAACGGTTTTACCTCCCCAACAGCCCGCAAAAGTCAAGAAAGGTGTTAAAAGAAAGGCCGACACAACGACACCGACTGCAACAGCTTACGATCCACACTATGGTACTAACATGGACCCAAGCAATCCGAAAATCGCAACCCGAAGGGAATCTGGAAGACAGGTAAATAAG GAAATTGCACCATTCCAGTCATCGTCATACCCTATTTCGCCATACCAGGGCTCGGCAGCTGCTCAGAATCCAccgaaaaacaaagaaaaattatCGGATGCGCTCAAATCGTGCAACGAGATTCTGAAGGAATTATTTTCGAAGAAACATTCGGGTTACGCTTGGCCTTTTTACAAACCGGTTGATGCGGAACTGCTCGGTCTACATGACTATCATGATATTATCAAGAAACCGATGGACCTGGGCACCGTGAAACGGAAAATGGATAATAGGGAATATAAATCTGCGAATGAGTTCGCCGCTGACGTTAGGCTTATATTTACCAATTGTTATAAGTACAATCCACCAGATCACGACGTTGTTGCCATGGGTCGAAAGTTGCAAGACGTCTTTGAAATGCGCCTAGCGAATATACCGGATGAACCGGTAAACAACGCTACGCCTAATCAAAGCAAGGAAAGCGACTCCTCGTCTTCAAGTGACTCCAATGCGAGCGAGGATGATTCTGACTCAGACGAGGAGTGcaatcaaaaattgaaaatgcttGAGAAGCAGCTTTTTGAAATGCAAGAACGTATGCGAAAGCTTGCCGAGGAGGCATCTTTGAAAAAGAAAGCCAAGAAAAAGCTGAAGGAAAAGAAGAAGCTTTCAACAACGGGAACTAGTGATGTCAAACAGGGCATGGAAGTGCACGCTAATCCTCCTCATGCTCCCGTGAAAGCAATTCACCAAGTTACTGCTATTGCACAACCACAGATTACCAGTGCAGCTCCTGCAATTCCACCAACGGCCACTACCAAAACCAAAACGAAAGGTCAGCGAGCACCAAAAACTGGAGCGACTCCGAACGCGCCCGCCAAGCGAGCCAAAGGAGCCGGTGCAGCAGGTGCTGGTGCCACTCGAGGTCCTAATAAAAAGAAAGGATCGCAACCGATAGCGAACTTTGACTCAGAGGAGGAAGATACCGCCAAGCCAATGTCATATGACGAAAAAAGACAGTTATCACTCGATATTAATAAACTACCAG GCGACAAGCTCGGCCGAGTTGTACATattattcaaagtcgggagcCATCGCTGCGTGATTCTAATCcagatgaaattgaaattgactTCGAAACTCTCAAGCCATCGACGTTACGAGAGCTTGAAAGCTATGTGGCGTCCTGTTTGCGCAAGAAAACCC ATAAGAAAGTTTCTGGTAAATCCAAGGACGAACAGATGGCGGAGAAGAAACAGGAGCTCGAGAAGCGATTACAAGACGTTACCGGTCAATTGGGAACGGCTAAGAAGAACGCGAAAAAGG CGGATGAAGCATCCAAACAGGACGTGGCGCCATCGGGCGGTAACATCTCTTCGAGCAGTAGTTCTAGCGATTCCTCGTCGTCCAGCTCCAGTGATTCCAGTTCGAGTGATTCTAGCGACAGTGAAGCAG AATCTGGTCGACCAccgagaaagaagaaaaaagaatCTTCTTCGCCTATGCAAATACCGCCATTCACGGTAACGACTACG CCTATACCAGTTACAACATCGACAAATACAAATACCTCGACAGTCACCGCGGCACAGAACAGTACATCGACAGCGGTCTCATCAGTCGTTCCTAGCGGCAGCAACTCCCTTTCTAATACAGTGTCGACTTCATCAACTTCCACTATAACCCTTACATCGTCTTCGAATACTTCAGTGGCAGTAGTTCTTCCATCAACTACGATAGCACCATCTGCGATACCACCCGGTCCCAGCACACCAGTTTTATCATGTTCAAACCCTGGTATGACTGCGTCATCCCAAAGCACAATACAAACTCCTGCTCCGTCGGCACTAGTTCAACCCAGCACAACCCTCACACTACCACCAACACCTCAACTTACGCAGCAGGGACTGTCTTCGGCAGTTCTCGGTAGTAATAATCATGTGAATAACAGCCTGAGTACCagtaacaacagcaacaacagtaGTAATAACAGTAACCAAGTTCCATTGCCAACGCCGTCACCAAATACGACAACAATATTACCTTCGAATTTGTTGTCGACTAGCAGTAATAGTATGACTAACATCAACACTGTTGCGCAGCAATCTCAGCAACAGTCAAGCCAGCAACTACAATCTCATGTCCAACTTGGTCAATCTGGTAGTAGTATTCATAGTCTTTCGTCCAATAATACTAACGGTATTAGCAATCCGCTCAATGTACCGACTTCACAGTTTTCTGCAGGCCTAGCAGCGATAAATAGTCTGGCCAACATGGCTGCTTCTGGAATGCAACAGCAGATACATTTGCCTTCATCGCACACACAAGGTCAACAGCAGATGGCACAGAtgaacaaacagcaacagaaTCAATCCGCTCACATGCAAATTCAGCTTCCACCAACGCGTTCTTCCTCCGGAAACACACAAGCGCACAGTATGGCAAGTTTCATCGATCCTTTGGAACATTCATTAGCatctttcgaaaaaaatgatGCAACCGCGTTAGGACTAAATTTACTGAACGATCTGCAAACGTCGCTCAAACAGGAACTGTCAACAGCAAGCATGCAAGCCCATCCGAATCTACTGCCATCATTAGACTTAATGAcgcatttacaaaatcaaatgcATCACTCAAACAATGGCTTCAACAATGACTTTAATGGTAACGGACCACTTAATGGAATGGGGAATCTCGCATCAAGTGTTGGTATGAGTCAAATGGTGCTGAACTCAATGGCCAATACAAACCCTATGCTAGGCACTGTACCCATGCCTCTTCCGTTTGATCCCCAGCTGAATTTCATTCGACAGTCTAGTTACCAATCCAATCCTGGACTCAACGATCGAACGATTGACTTGACCGGCGGTAATAGTATGCCAGCCACAATTAAAAAGGAGGAAGGAAAGTTTATGCTGACACCGAAGCCGATCGAAGATTTACTAATGAACCCTGGGGAAAAGAAATTGAGCAGTAATACCCCACCTGATGGAAAGGGTAATTTCTCGCACGCATTTAAGTCTTCGATCAATGATCAAAGCCTGAAAAATGCGTGGTCTTCGCTCGCTTCAGCAGGTTCCCCGCAGAGCACTCCTACTTCCAACAAACCAAAACCGGCGATGGATACCTTTCAGGCATTTAGAAACAAAGCGAAAGAAAAACTCGACCGGCAGAAGCTACTCCAACAACAAGAACTGAAACGAAGCCAAAAGGAACAAGCGGAAAAGGAACTTAAACGGCAGCAGGAGCAACAGCAGAAGGTCCGGCAGGATGATATGAATAATGGACG AAAACCATCTGTTGAACCACTGCCAACTCGTGTTGTCGAAGATATCAAAGCGTCGCCTCAGGGTAGTCCTACACCGTCTGCACCATCCACCCCTCACAACCTGGATCGGTCGGCTGCAAAACGTGCCGAACTGAGAAAACTAGAACAAGAACGCCGAAGAAAAGAAGCG ATGGCTGGACAGATTGACATGAACATGCAGAGCGATTTGATGGCTGCGTTTGAAGAGTCCCTATAA
- the LOC129732911 gene encoding homeotic protein female sterile-like isoform X6, which translates to MWNNNYYDLCANEEFGFRLSPITMQQGSGPSTPSAPPVTVPPMSSEKMDEPPPRIEPVVEPVNGIVQPPVMPPQERPGRLTNQLLFLLKTVMKAVWKHQFSWPFQQPVDTKKLNLPDYHKIIKQPMDLGTIKKRLENNYYWTSKECIQDFNIMFSNCYVYNKPGEDVVVMAQTLEKLFLTKVSLMPKDEVEMEVPAPKGAKKKPPMRQLAPPGTLVGNTSAATATATTPVATTPTPVAVRARPSSALSSAVTSSVPSNNATTTAATVIPSVPPIGTLPPHTVPGSTNTTTTATSTVVSAAHNSLATPVTPVVAKPVPPTTPSPYIVNSSQSGIETVLPPQQPAKVKKGVKRKADTTTPTATAYDPHYGTNMDPSNPKIATRRESGRQEIAPFQSSSYPISPYQGSAAAQNPPKNKEKLSDALKSCNEILKELFSKKHSGYAWPFYKPVDAELLGLHDYHDIIKKPMDLGTVKRKMDNREYKSANEFAADVRLIFTNCYKYNPPDHDVVAMGRKLQDVFEMRLANIPDEPVNNATPNQSKESDSSSSSDSNASEDDSDSDEECNQKLKMLEKQLFEMQERMRKLAEEASLKKKAKKKLKEKKKLSTTGTSDVKQGMEVHANPPHAPVKAIHQVTAIAQPQITSAAPAIPPTATTKTKTKGQRAPKTGATPNAPAKRAKGAGAAGAGATRGPNKKKGSQPIANFDSEEEDTAKPMSYDEKRQLSLDINKLPGDKLGRVVHIIQSREPSLRDSNPDEIEIDFETLKPSTLRELESYVASCLRKKTHKKVSGKSKDEQMAEKKQELEKRLQDVTGQLGTAKKNAKKADEASKQDVAPSGGNISSSSSSSDSSSSSSSDSSSSDSSDSEAESGRPPRKKKKESSSPMQIPPFTVTTTPIPVTTSTNTNTSTVTAAQNSTSTAVSSVVPSGSNSLSNTVSTSSTSTITLTSSSNTSVAVVLPSTTIAPSAIPPGPSTPVLSCSNPGMTASSQSTIQTPAPSALVQPSTTLTLPPTPQLTQQGLSSAVLGSNNHVNNSLSTSNNSNNSSNNSNQVPLPTPSPNTTTILPSNLLSTSSNSMTNINTVAQQSQQQSSQQLQSHVQLGQSGSSIHSLSSNNTNGISNPLNVPTSQFSAGLAAINSLANMAASGMQQQIHLPSSHTQGQQQMAQMNKQQQNQSAHMQIQLPPTRSSSGNTQAHSMASFIDPLEHSLASFEKNDATALGLNLLNDLQTSLKQELSTASMQAHPNLLPSLDLMTHLQNQMHHSNNGFNNDFNGNGPLNGMGNLASSVGMSQMVLNSMANTNPMLGTVPMPLPFDPQLNFIRQSSYQSNPGLNDRTIDLTGGNSMPATIKKEEGKFMLTPKPIEDLLMNPGEKKLSSNTPPDGKGNFSHAFKSSINDQSLKNAWSSLASAGSPQSTPTSNKPKPAMDTFQAFRNKAKEKLDRQKLLQQQELKRSQKEQAEKELKRQQEQQQKVRQDDMNNGRKPSVEPLPTRVVEDIKASPQGSPTPSAPSTPHNLDRSAAKRAELRKLEQERRRKEAMAGQIDMNMQSDLMAAFEESL; encoded by the exons ATGTGGAATAACAATTACTATGACCTATGTGCCAATGAGGAATTTGGTTTCAGGCTTAGTCCAATCACTATGCAACAAGGATCAGGACCATCTACACCGAGCGCTCCACCT GTAACCGTGCCACCGATGTCATCGGAGAAAATGGATGAACCACCGCCACGTATTGAACCGGTTGTTGAACCGGTGAATGGCATCGTTCAACCTCCCGTAATGCCTCCCCAAGAGCGGCCGGGTCGGCTTACCAATCAATTACTTTTCCTATTGAAGACAGTGATGAAAGCTGTTTGGAAGCATCAGTTCTCATGGCCGTTTCAGCAGCCAGTGGACACGAAAAAACTGAACCTTCCTGACTATCACAAAATAATCAAACAGCCGATGGATTTGGGTACGATTAAAAAGCGTCTGGAGAATAATTACTACTGGACAAGTAAAGAGTGCATACAAGACTTTAATATTATGTTCTCAAACTGTTACGTGTACAACAAACCCGGTGAAGATGTTGTTGTGATGGCTCAGACGCTTGAGAAACTGTTTCTTACAAAAGTGTCGCTTATGCCTAAGGATGAAGTAGAAATGGAGGTACCTGCGCCGAAAGGTGCCAAAAAGAAACCACCAATGCGTCAGCTTGCTCCTCCGGGAACCCTAGTCGGAAATACGTCAGCAGCAACGGCAACAGCCACAACTCCAGTTGCCACTACGCCTACTCCTGTAGCCGTACGAGCTCGTCCTAGTTCTGCACTTAGTAGTGCCGTTACTTCAAGCGTTCCATCGAATAATGCGACGACAACGGCAGCGACTGTAATACCAAGTGTTCCGCCCATTGGCACACTACCTCCACATACTGTGCCCGGTAGCACAAACACGACCACAACGGCAACATCAACCGTTGTAAGTGCAGCGCACAATTCCCTTGCTACGCCGGTTACGCCGGTAGTGGCTAAGCCGGTTCCGCCTACCACACCGTCGCCCTACATTGTGAATAGTTCACAGTCTGGAATTGAAACGGTTTTACCTCCCCAACAGCCCGCAAAAGTCAAGAAAGGTGTTAAAAGAAAGGCCGACACAACGACACCGACTGCAACAGCTTACGATCCACACTATGGTACTAACATGGACCCAAGCAATCCGAAAATCGCAACCCGAAGGGAATCTGGAAGACAG GAAATTGCACCATTCCAGTCATCGTCATACCCTATTTCGCCATACCAGGGCTCGGCAGCTGCTCAGAATCCAccgaaaaacaaagaaaaattatCGGATGCGCTCAAATCGTGCAACGAGATTCTGAAGGAATTATTTTCGAAGAAACATTCGGGTTACGCTTGGCCTTTTTACAAACCGGTTGATGCGGAACTGCTCGGTCTACATGACTATCATGATATTATCAAGAAACCGATGGACCTGGGCACCGTGAAACGGAAAATGGATAATAGGGAATATAAATCTGCGAATGAGTTCGCCGCTGACGTTAGGCTTATATTTACCAATTGTTATAAGTACAATCCACCAGATCACGACGTTGTTGCCATGGGTCGAAAGTTGCAAGACGTCTTTGAAATGCGCCTAGCGAATATACCGGATGAACCGGTAAACAACGCTACGCCTAATCAAAGCAAGGAAAGCGACTCCTCGTCTTCAAGTGACTCCAATGCGAGCGAGGATGATTCTGACTCAGACGAGGAGTGcaatcaaaaattgaaaatgcttGAGAAGCAGCTTTTTGAAATGCAAGAACGTATGCGAAAGCTTGCCGAGGAGGCATCTTTGAAAAAGAAAGCCAAGAAAAAGCTGAAGGAAAAGAAGAAGCTTTCAACAACGGGAACTAGTGATGTCAAACAGGGCATGGAAGTGCACGCTAATCCTCCTCATGCTCCCGTGAAAGCAATTCACCAAGTTACTGCTATTGCACAACCACAGATTACCAGTGCAGCTCCTGCAATTCCACCAACGGCCACTACCAAAACCAAAACGAAAGGTCAGCGAGCACCAAAAACTGGAGCGACTCCGAACGCGCCCGCCAAGCGAGCCAAAGGAGCCGGTGCAGCAGGTGCTGGTGCCACTCGAGGTCCTAATAAAAAGAAAGGATCGCAACCGATAGCGAACTTTGACTCAGAGGAGGAAGATACCGCCAAGCCAATGTCATATGACGAAAAAAGACAGTTATCACTCGATATTAATAAACTACCAG GCGACAAGCTCGGCCGAGTTGTACATattattcaaagtcgggagcCATCGCTGCGTGATTCTAATCcagatgaaattgaaattgactTCGAAACTCTCAAGCCATCGACGTTACGAGAGCTTGAAAGCTATGTGGCGTCCTGTTTGCGCAAGAAAACCC ATAAGAAAGTTTCTGGTAAATCCAAGGACGAACAGATGGCGGAGAAGAAACAGGAGCTCGAGAAGCGATTACAAGACGTTACCGGTCAATTGGGAACGGCTAAGAAGAACGCGAAAAAGG CGGATGAAGCATCCAAACAGGACGTGGCGCCATCGGGCGGTAACATCTCTTCGAGCAGTAGTTCTAGCGATTCCTCGTCGTCCAGCTCCAGTGATTCCAGTTCGAGTGATTCTAGCGACAGTGAAGCAG AATCTGGTCGACCAccgagaaagaagaaaaaagaatCTTCTTCGCCTATGCAAATACCGCCATTCACGGTAACGACTACG CCTATACCAGTTACAACATCGACAAATACAAATACCTCGACAGTCACCGCGGCACAGAACAGTACATCGACAGCGGTCTCATCAGTCGTTCCTAGCGGCAGCAACTCCCTTTCTAATACAGTGTCGACTTCATCAACTTCCACTATAACCCTTACATCGTCTTCGAATACTTCAGTGGCAGTAGTTCTTCCATCAACTACGATAGCACCATCTGCGATACCACCCGGTCCCAGCACACCAGTTTTATCATGTTCAAACCCTGGTATGACTGCGTCATCCCAAAGCACAATACAAACTCCTGCTCCGTCGGCACTAGTTCAACCCAGCACAACCCTCACACTACCACCAACACCTCAACTTACGCAGCAGGGACTGTCTTCGGCAGTTCTCGGTAGTAATAATCATGTGAATAACAGCCTGAGTACCagtaacaacagcaacaacagtaGTAATAACAGTAACCAAGTTCCATTGCCAACGCCGTCACCAAATACGACAACAATATTACCTTCGAATTTGTTGTCGACTAGCAGTAATAGTATGACTAACATCAACACTGTTGCGCAGCAATCTCAGCAACAGTCAAGCCAGCAACTACAATCTCATGTCCAACTTGGTCAATCTGGTAGTAGTATTCATAGTCTTTCGTCCAATAATACTAACGGTATTAGCAATCCGCTCAATGTACCGACTTCACAGTTTTCTGCAGGCCTAGCAGCGATAAATAGTCTGGCCAACATGGCTGCTTCTGGAATGCAACAGCAGATACATTTGCCTTCATCGCACACACAAGGTCAACAGCAGATGGCACAGAtgaacaaacagcaacagaaTCAATCCGCTCACATGCAAATTCAGCTTCCACCAACGCGTTCTTCCTCCGGAAACACACAAGCGCACAGTATGGCAAGTTTCATCGATCCTTTGGAACATTCATTAGCatctttcgaaaaaaatgatGCAACCGCGTTAGGACTAAATTTACTGAACGATCTGCAAACGTCGCTCAAACAGGAACTGTCAACAGCAAGCATGCAAGCCCATCCGAATCTACTGCCATCATTAGACTTAATGAcgcatttacaaaatcaaatgcATCACTCAAACAATGGCTTCAACAATGACTTTAATGGTAACGGACCACTTAATGGAATGGGGAATCTCGCATCAAGTGTTGGTATGAGTCAAATGGTGCTGAACTCAATGGCCAATACAAACCCTATGCTAGGCACTGTACCCATGCCTCTTCCGTTTGATCCCCAGCTGAATTTCATTCGACAGTCTAGTTACCAATCCAATCCTGGACTCAACGATCGAACGATTGACTTGACCGGCGGTAATAGTATGCCAGCCACAATTAAAAAGGAGGAAGGAAAGTTTATGCTGACACCGAAGCCGATCGAAGATTTACTAATGAACCCTGGGGAAAAGAAATTGAGCAGTAATACCCCACCTGATGGAAAGGGTAATTTCTCGCACGCATTTAAGTCTTCGATCAATGATCAAAGCCTGAAAAATGCGTGGTCTTCGCTCGCTTCAGCAGGTTCCCCGCAGAGCACTCCTACTTCCAACAAACCAAAACCGGCGATGGATACCTTTCAGGCATTTAGAAACAAAGCGAAAGAAAAACTCGACCGGCAGAAGCTACTCCAACAACAAGAACTGAAACGAAGCCAAAAGGAACAAGCGGAAAAGGAACTTAAACGGCAGCAGGAGCAACAGCAGAAGGTCCGGCAGGATGATATGAATAATGGACG AAAACCATCTGTTGAACCACTGCCAACTCGTGTTGTCGAAGATATCAAAGCGTCGCCTCAGGGTAGTCCTACACCGTCTGCACCATCCACCCCTCACAACCTGGATCGGTCGGCTGCAAAACGTGCCGAACTGAGAAAACTAGAACAAGAACGCCGAAGAAAAGAAGCG ATGGCTGGACAGATTGACATGAACATGCAGAGCGATTTGATGGCTGCGTTTGAAGAGTCCCTATAA